In the Sarcophilus harrisii chromosome 3, mSarHar1.11, whole genome shotgun sequence genome, one interval contains:
- the LOC116422117 gene encoding olfactory receptor 52A5-like, translating into MVMTNGTVFMPSILILIGIPGLESVQCWIGIPFCGIYVIALIGNYVLLVIIKSEHSLHKPMYLFLAMLGITDIALSTCILPKMLGVFWFHMQEIQFDVCLLQMWLIHTFQCIESGILLAMAMDRYVAICDPLRHATIFTSQLLTQIGIGVTLRAGILMAPCLLLIKCRLKYYQTTVISHSYCEHMAIVKLAAGDIQVNKAYGLFVAFSILGFDVILILLSYIRIFIAVFHLPQKEARLKAFNTCIAHIFVFLEFYILAFFSFFTHRFGFHIPPYVHILLSNLYLLVPPLLNPIVYGVKTKEIRDQVMKLITFKNPA; encoded by the coding sequence ATGGTAATGACCAATGGCACAGTCTTTATGCCATCCATACTGATACTGATTGGGATTCCTGGCTTGGAGTCTGTGCAGTGCTGGATTGGGATTCCATTCTGTGGTATATATGTAATTGCCCTTATTGGGAATTATGTCCTTCTGGTGATCATTAAATCTGAGCATTCTCTCCACAAGCCCATGTACCTCTTTCTGGCTATGTTGGGAATCACTGACATAGCTCTTAGCACTTGCATCCTTCCCAAGATGTTGGGTGTCTTTTGGTTTCATATGCAGGAGATCCAATTTGATGTATGTCTACTACAGATGTGGTTAATTCACACATTCCAGTGCATAGAGTCTGGCATCCTCTTGGCCATGGCTATGGACCGCTATGTAGCCATCTGTGACCCCCTGAGACATGCCACCATATTCACTTCTCAACTCCTCACTCAGATAGGAATTGGGGTCACTCTAAGAGCAGGTATCCTAATGGCCCCATGCCTTTTGCTCATCAAATGTCGGCTAAAATATTACCAAACCACTGTCATCTCTCATTCATACTGTGAACATATGGCCATTGTGAAGCTAGCTGCTGGAGACATTCAAGTTAACAAGGCTTATGGTCTTTTTGTGGCTTTTTCCATCCTGGGATTTGatgtcattttaattcttttgtccTATATCCGGATCTTTATTGCAGTCTTCCATCTGCCCCAGAAGGAGGCTCGACTCAAGGCCTTCAATACTTGCATTGCccacatttttgtctttttggagTTCTACATTCTTGCGTTCTTCTCCTTTTTTACTCATAGGTTTGGGTTCCATATTCCTCCCTATGTCCACATCCTTCTCTCTAACCTCTATCTCCTAGTTCCACCTCTTCTTAACCCTATTGTTTATGGAGTAAAGACCAAGGAAATTAGGGATCAGGTAATGAAACTCATCACTTTCAAGAACCCAGCATAA